One genomic window of Azospirillaceae bacterium includes the following:
- a CDS encoding glyoxalase: MKFKTFTAALLMGAALAAPLAVPAAAKTASLPAVAVAPQYDTTHVYVAVDDVDKFAAAFLATFGGQSTKQGVATVTPTPSSTTTQLLQTPVGTISLFGFKTPIPYPFGAERTGYLVTDLDVATKAAREAGADVLVEPFPDPIGRDAVIQWPGGVNMQIYWHTTPPNYAAFQTVPENRVYVSAHKAGEFVKDFVAFSHGKVVSDDAKAPGTEIGQASGTYRRIRIESAFGKMAVIVTDGHLTWPYGREMTGYEVTNLDETLAKAKAAGATVVVEPYTADHRTAAMVQFPGGYIAEIHAAAS; this comes from the coding sequence ATGAAATTCAAGACCTTTACCGCCGCCCTGCTGATGGGTGCGGCACTGGCCGCCCCGCTGGCGGTTCCGGCCGCCGCCAAGACCGCAAGCCTGCCGGCCGTGGCCGTCGCCCCGCAGTACGACACCACCCACGTCTATGTGGCGGTGGACGATGTGGACAAGTTCGCGGCCGCCTTCCTGGCGACCTTCGGCGGGCAGAGCACCAAGCAGGGGGTGGCGACCGTCACGCCCACGCCCAGCAGCACGACGACCCAGCTGTTGCAGACGCCGGTGGGCACCATTTCCCTGTTCGGGTTCAAGACGCCCATCCCCTACCCCTTCGGGGCGGAGCGCACCGGTTACCTGGTGACCGACCTGGACGTGGCGACCAAGGCCGCGCGTGAGGCCGGCGCCGATGTGCTGGTGGAACCCTTCCCCGACCCCATCGGCCGCGACGCCGTCATCCAGTGGCCGGGTGGCGTGAACATGCAGATCTACTGGCACACCACGCCGCCCAACTACGCCGCCTTCCAGACGGTGCCGGAAAATCGCGTCTACGTCTCGGCCCACAAGGCGGGTGAGTTCGTGAAGGACTTCGTGGCCTTCAGCCATGGCAAGGTGGTGTCGGACGACGCCAAGGCGCCGGGCACGGAGATCGGCCAGGCCAGCGGCACCTACCGCCGCATCCGTATCGAAAGCGCCTTCGGCAAGATGGCGGTGATCGTCACCGACGGCCACCTGACCTGGCCCTACGGCCGTGAGATGACGGGGTATGAGGTGACCAACCTGGACGAAACGCTGGCCAAGGCCAAGGCCGCCGGCGCCACCGTGGTGGTGGAACCCTACACCGCCGACCACCGCACCGCCGCCATGGTGCAGTTCCCCGGCGGCTACATCGCCGAAATCCACGCCGCCGCGTCTTAA
- a CDS encoding alginate export family protein, whose amino-acid sequence MALACALATTLTGVARAQEAVPDDSTTPETAVPQGAAATRPAIKSNRWQEDWSALANPALRIQPLDSLKYIPLDATDALTYLSLGLTLRERFEDNEAPSFGIGGRKGDSYVIQRLQAHADLHLGEHWQVFTQFEDARAFDKTTLTPADQNQADLRQAFVAYSGDLGSVDDQDVTLKVRAGRQEMGFDRQRFVSSRDGPNVRQAFDAVWADLETGPWRVIGFWSHPVQYRTLEPFDDYSDTHLQYGGLRVEHSGVGPGELSAYYSRYQNDDAKFLDAAGIERRDIFDVRYAGDAAGFDWDVEAMGQWGSVGSQQVGAWAVGALTGYTFKGVAWTPRLGLQADAASGDGHPGDGHLGTFNPLFPNGYYFALAGYTGYANVIHLKPSLTIKPVAKLTLMGGTGLLWRQTTADAVYVQPNNAVAGTAGKGTPWTGIYGQLRADYAVTANLTTAVEAVHYVIGDTLRRAGGHDSDYLGIELKLGW is encoded by the coding sequence ATGGCCCTGGCCTGCGCCCTGGCGACCACCCTGACGGGGGTGGCCAGGGCGCAGGAGGCGGTGCCGGACGACAGCACCACGCCGGAAACGGCGGTCCCGCAAGGGGCCGCCGCCACCCGCCCGGCCATCAAGTCCAACCGCTGGCAGGAGGACTGGTCCGCCCTGGCCAACCCGGCCCTGCGGATCCAGCCGCTGGACAGCCTGAAGTACATCCCGCTGGATGCCACCGACGCCCTGACCTACCTGTCGCTGGGCCTGACCCTGCGGGAGCGGTTCGAGGATAACGAGGCGCCCAGCTTCGGCATCGGCGGCCGCAAGGGCGACAGCTACGTCATCCAGCGCCTGCAGGCCCATGCCGACCTGCACCTGGGCGAACATTGGCAGGTGTTCACCCAGTTCGAGGACGCCCGCGCCTTCGACAAGACCACCCTGACCCCGGCCGACCAGAACCAGGCCGATTTGCGCCAGGCCTTCGTCGCCTATAGCGGCGACCTGGGCAGCGTGGACGACCAGGACGTCACCCTGAAGGTGCGTGCCGGCCGGCAGGAGATGGGATTCGACCGCCAGCGCTTCGTGTCCAGCCGCGACGGCCCCAACGTGCGCCAGGCCTTCGATGCCGTGTGGGCCGACCTGGAAACCGGCCCCTGGCGGGTGATCGGTTTCTGGAGCCACCCGGTGCAGTACCGCACCCTGGAACCGTTCGACGATTATTCCGACACCCACCTGCAATATGGCGGCCTGCGTGTGGAGCATTCCGGCGTGGGACCGGGCGAGCTGTCGGCCTATTATTCCCGCTACCAGAATGACGACGCCAAATTCCTGGACGCCGCCGGCATCGAGCGGCGCGACATCTTCGACGTGCGTTACGCCGGCGACGCCGCCGGTTTCGACTGGGATGTGGAGGCCATGGGGCAATGGGGATCGGTCGGGTCCCAGCAGGTGGGCGCCTGGGCCGTCGGCGCGCTGACCGGCTACACCTTCAAGGGTGTCGCCTGGACGCCGCGCCTGGGCTTGCAGGCGGACGCGGCCTCAGGCGACGGCCATCCCGGCGACGGCCACCTGGGCACCTTCAACCCGCTGTTCCCCAACGGCTATTATTTCGCGCTGGCCGGCTACACCGGTTATGCCAATGTCATCCACCTGAAGCCGTCGCTGACCATCAAGCCCGTGGCGAAGCTGACCCTGATGGGGGGCACCGGCCTGCTGTGGCGGCAGACGACGGCCGATGCCGTCTATGTCCAGCCCAACAACGCCGTGGCCGGCACCGCCGGCAAGGGCACACCCTGGACCGGCATCTACGGCCAACTACGGGCCGACTACGCCGTGACGGCCAACCTGACCACGGCGGTGGAGGCGGTGCACTATGTCATCGGCGACACCTTGCGCCGGGCCGGCGGGCATGACAGCGACTATCTGGGCATCGAACTGAAACTGGGGTGGTAG
- a CDS encoding DUF1275 family protein, whose product MKTGLPVLLSVNAGYVDTAGFLALQGLFTAHVTGNFVTFGASMVLGTSGAVAKLLALPVFCVVVILSRILSAALVQRGKPVVRILLALKCLLLTIGAVLAVRWGPFPDGDALPAIVTGMVLVTALAIQNGLHRMHLGSAPPSTLMTGTTTQIMIDLADLMRGAPAEVRAAAKGRLGRMSASVIAFALGCAAAAGLFATVQCWCFVVPPLITLAGLIAVGKEPLPG is encoded by the coding sequence ATGAAAACGGGATTGCCGGTATTGCTGAGCGTCAACGCCGGGTATGTCGACACCGCCGGTTTTCTGGCGTTGCAGGGCCTGTTCACGGCCCATGTCACCGGCAACTTCGTCACCTTCGGCGCGTCCATGGTGCTGGGCACCTCGGGTGCGGTGGCCAAGCTGCTGGCCCTGCCGGTGTTCTGCGTGGTGGTGATCCTGTCGCGGATCCTCAGTGCGGCCCTGGTGCAGCGGGGCAAGCCGGTGGTGCGCATCCTGCTAGCGCTGAAATGCCTGCTGCTGACCATCGGTGCGGTGCTGGCCGTGCGCTGGGGCCCCTTCCCCGACGGCGACGCCCTGCCCGCCATCGTCACCGGCATGGTGCTGGTGACAGCGCTGGCCATCCAGAACGGCCTGCACCGCATGCACCTGGGCAGCGCCCCGCCCAGCACCCTCATGACCGGGACCACCACCCAGATCATGATCGACCTGGCCGACCTGATGCGCGGGGCACCGGCGGAGGTCCGGGCCGCCGCCAAGGGCCGCCTGGGCCGCATGTCGGCCAGCGTCATCGCCTTCGCGCTGGGCTGCGCCGCCGCGGCCGGCCTGTTCGCCACCGTGCAGTGCTGGTGCTTCGTCGTGCCGCCGCTGATCACCCTGGCCGGGCTGATCGCGGTGGGCAAGGAACCGCTACCCGGGTGA
- a CDS encoding FkbM family methyltransferase, whose product MNNGDDTEYFIKKGYRVIAIEANPELCKEAAAHFRAEIAGGLLKILNIGVGKEEGILDFYIDTQQSTTSTFAPQPNEGGRYRIMPVAVKRLSGIIMEEGMPDLLKVDVEGLDYDVLEDLYKRGIQPVYLSAEAHTIDVFCMLVCMGYDQFKVMDSGNVGRDFAAAEIHSLDGKTLTHHFKYNSSGPFGDDFPAAWQGKVETIRHLATLDTTWRDIHARNTKALYAEAARKAGVQNPAAEIKLAYGYWRRYPDVAGHDYYGEFGTLGYEGARRHFIDHGRTEGRRLE is encoded by the coding sequence ATGAACAATGGCGACGATACGGAATACTTCATAAAAAAAGGCTATCGGGTAATCGCGATTGAAGCCAACCCTGAACTTTGCAAAGAGGCGGCGGCCCACTTCCGCGCCGAGATTGCCGGTGGACTATTGAAAATCCTGAACATCGGCGTCGGGAAAGAAGAGGGTATACTCGATTTCTATATCGATACTCAGCAATCGACGACCAGCACCTTCGCGCCACAGCCGAATGAAGGCGGCCGATATCGCATCATGCCCGTCGCCGTGAAAAGGCTGTCCGGCATCATCATGGAAGAGGGCATGCCCGACCTTCTGAAGGTGGATGTGGAGGGGCTGGACTATGATGTCCTGGAAGATTTGTACAAGCGTGGCATCCAGCCCGTCTATCTGTCCGCCGAGGCGCACACGATTGACGTCTTCTGCATGCTTGTCTGCATGGGGTACGATCAATTCAAGGTGATGGATTCAGGCAATGTCGGCCGGGATTTCGCCGCCGCCGAAATCCATAGCCTCGACGGCAAGACGCTGACCCATCATTTCAAGTACAACAGTTCCGGTCCCTTCGGGGACGACTTCCCGGCGGCATGGCAGGGGAAGGTGGAAACGATTCGGCACCTGGCCACCCTGGACACGACCTGGCGGGACATCCACGCCCGCAACACTAAGGCTCTCTACGCCGAGGCCGCGCGCAAGGCGGGTGTCCAGAACCCGGCGGCGGAAATCAAGCTGGCCTACGGTTATTGGCGCCGCTACCCCGACGTGGCGGGCCATGATTATTATGGCGAGTTCGGCACCCTGGGTTATGAGGGCGCCCGCCGCCATTTCATCGACCACGGCCGGACCGAGGGGCGGCGCCTGGAATAG
- a CDS encoding glycosyltransferase family 9 protein: protein MPTKGVRGRVFKCLEDLRQRTSYKAIEIIVLDHIDYSPENLEDKNRIRSLADIVVPVAGPFNWSRFNNMATVLAKGDVFLFLNDDVEVVTEDWIEQLLGYLNLPNIGAVGPRLLLPSGRMVQSAGVSLMSQPGWARNDFAFSAADYALGGGINQVPRNCTSLLGAAIAVPRDLFIRMGGFEEGLALTFNDLDFHMRLRDLGYQVVVVPQAELIHHEKNSRAELVESEMEPLYWKRWQARHGSGDAYWHPDLERESGLYKVDAEPVEPIWAAGIAGVRSDIRRMLLLRLDHVGDFILTLPAFRQLRAAFPQARIEVVVGAWNRDLAAQSGLFDHIHVFNLYAARSSDGRALLGDAAAEQFAGVLQGRSYDLAVDFRMDGDTRFLLKHVAATTRAGYSQGVAYPWLDVSVEWEGNLPQWRKAANGSIQLQRLVSALELAFPTAETASASFWQDDPRVHRTSFKKLPLVVLHPFAGNEIKMWPAAHWAGLAAILVEAGMTVEMIGTAAEEAAYPDLVQALAAAGARNRIGQFTLPQLVNYIATADCFVGSDSGPKHIAASTGIPTVAVQSGFVDPVTWSPFNALGVSVIRRVSCAPCYLDDVALCRRNHECMRKIFPAQVFRHVMALTGAAMGMAAAHAHAPPPLIPPPVSAPRALARKSMGDD, encoded by the coding sequence ATTCCCACGAAGGGCGTGCGGGGCCGCGTCTTTAAATGCCTGGAGGACCTGCGGCAGCGCACCAGTTACAAGGCCATCGAGATCATCGTGCTGGATCACATTGATTACAGCCCGGAAAACCTGGAGGACAAGAACCGCATCCGGTCCCTGGCCGACATCGTCGTCCCGGTGGCCGGTCCCTTCAACTGGTCGCGCTTCAACAACATGGCCACCGTGCTGGCCAAGGGCGATGTCTTCCTGTTCCTGAACGACGATGTCGAGGTCGTCACCGAGGACTGGATCGAACAGCTGTTGGGGTATCTGAACCTGCCCAACATCGGCGCGGTGGGCCCCCGCCTGCTGCTGCCCAGCGGACGCATGGTGCAGTCCGCTGGCGTTTCCCTGATGAGCCAGCCCGGCTGGGCCCGCAACGACTTCGCCTTCAGCGCCGCCGATTATGCCCTGGGCGGCGGCATCAACCAGGTGCCGCGCAACTGCACCTCGCTGCTGGGTGCCGCCATCGCCGTGCCGCGCGACCTGTTCATCCGCATGGGCGGTTTCGAGGAAGGGCTGGCGCTGACCTTCAACGACCTGGATTTCCACATGCGGCTGCGCGACCTGGGATACCAGGTGGTGGTGGTGCCCCAGGCCGAGCTTATCCACCATGAAAAGAACTCGCGCGCCGAGCTGGTGGAAAGCGAGATGGAGCCGCTGTACTGGAAACGCTGGCAGGCCCGCCATGGCAGCGGCGATGCCTATTGGCATCCCGACCTGGAACGGGAAAGCGGTCTGTACAAGGTGGACGCCGAACCGGTGGAGCCCATCTGGGCGGCGGGCATCGCCGGCGTCAGGAGCGATATCCGGCGCATGCTGCTGCTGCGCCTGGATCATGTCGGCGATTTCATCCTGACCCTGCCGGCCTTCCGGCAGCTGCGGGCGGCGTTTCCCCAGGCCAGGATCGAGGTGGTGGTCGGCGCCTGGAACCGCGACCTGGCGGCGCAGTCGGGGCTGTTCGACCACATCCATGTGTTCAACCTTTATGCCGCGCGGTCCAGCGACGGGCGGGCCCTGCTAGGCGACGCGGCGGCGGAACAGTTCGCAGGCGTACTCCAGGGACGGTCGTACGATCTGGCGGTGGACTTCCGGATGGATGGCGACACCCGCTTCCTGCTGAAGCATGTCGCGGCCACGACGCGCGCCGGCTATTCCCAGGGGGTCGCCTATCCCTGGCTGGACGTGTCGGTGGAGTGGGAGGGCAACCTGCCGCAATGGCGCAAGGCCGCCAACGGTTCCATCCAGCTGCAACGCCTGGTAAGCGCCCTGGAACTGGCCTTCCCCACCGCCGAGACCGCCTCCGCCTCATTCTGGCAGGACGATCCGCGCGTCCACCGGACATCGTTCAAGAAGCTGCCCCTGGTCGTGCTGCACCCCTTTGCGGGTAACGAGATCAAGATGTGGCCGGCGGCGCATTGGGCCGGCCTGGCCGCCATCCTGGTGGAAGCGGGCATGACGGTTGAAATGATCGGCACCGCGGCGGAAGAGGCGGCCTACCCCGACCTGGTGCAGGCTCTGGCGGCCGCCGGCGCCCGGAACCGCATTGGCCAGTTCACCCTGCCACAGCTGGTGAATTACATCGCGACGGCGGATTGCTTCGTCGGATCGGACAGCGGGCCCAAGCATATCGCCGCCTCGACCGGCATTCCCACGGTGGCGGTGCAGTCCGGATTCGTCGATCCGGTCACCTGGTCGCCGTTCAACGCGCTGGGGGTCAGCGTCATCCGGCGGGTGTCCTGCGCCCCCTGTTACCTGGACGACGTCGCCCTGTGCCGGCGTAACCACGAGTGCATGCGCAAGATTTTCCCAGCCCAGGTCTTCCGCCATGTCATGGCCCTGACGGGGGCGGCGATGGGGATGGCGGCAGCGCACGCGCACGCCCCGCCCCCCCTCATTCCTCCGCCCGTTTCCGCCCCGAGGGCCCTGGCAAGGAAGTCCATGGGCGACGACTGA